The following are encoded in a window of Flavobacteriales bacterium genomic DNA:
- a CDS encoding leucyl aminopeptidase family protein — protein sequence MVTLVKSTRTAAARDLMVVLEDPAQLRNLDLERNDRQYLAEQLKSNPDLAVCDISGRLVMVHHSNTVDRDKQLETARRVGNEMATRLNNAKRTEVRLLSLQEDGDITLALAEGAVLGSYAFRKYKSDSKGAPTLAKIVVQAKEVDVSDLDELTDICEATWLARDLVNEPLAALNATQLAAEIGVMGRNAGFKTRVFNKEQIEAMGMGGLMAVNRGSPDPPTFSILEWKPKNAVNKKPVLLVGKGVVYDTGGLSLKPTPNSMDQMKCDMGGSAAVAGAMYIVAKRQVPLHVIALVPATDNRPGGNAYVPGDVIRMHNGLTVEVLNTDAEGRLILADALSYGEQYEAELAITVATLTGAAMRAIGTYGSAVMGTAPDAEFQRLDEAGRACWERVARLPFWDDYGEEIISDVADIKNLGSDLGGAQTAGKFLARFTTRPFIHIDIAGTAFSTKRDSYRPKGGTGVGVRLLYRFLKARVGS from the coding sequence ATGGTCACCCTCGTCAAAAGCACACGCACCGCTGCCGCGCGCGACCTGATGGTGGTGCTGGAAGACCCCGCCCAACTGCGCAACCTGGACCTGGAGCGCAACGACCGGCAATACCTCGCCGAGCAGCTCAAGAGCAATCCGGACCTGGCCGTGTGCGACATCAGCGGCCGTCTGGTGATGGTGCACCACAGCAACACCGTGGACCGCGACAAGCAGTTGGAGACCGCCCGCCGCGTCGGCAACGAGATGGCCACGCGCCTCAACAACGCCAAGCGCACCGAGGTCCGTCTGTTGAGTCTGCAGGAAGATGGGGACATCACCCTCGCCCTGGCCGAAGGCGCCGTGCTGGGCAGCTACGCCTTCCGCAAGTACAAGAGCGACAGCAAGGGTGCGCCCACACTGGCCAAGATCGTGGTGCAGGCCAAGGAGGTGGATGTCTCCGACCTGGACGAACTCACCGACATCTGTGAGGCCACCTGGCTGGCCCGCGACCTGGTGAACGAACCCCTGGCCGCGCTCAACGCCACGCAGTTGGCGGCGGAGATCGGTGTCATGGGCAGGAACGCCGGCTTCAAGACGCGCGTGTTCAACAAGGAACAGATCGAGGCCATGGGCATGGGTGGCCTCATGGCGGTGAACCGTGGCAGTCCCGATCCGCCCACCTTCAGCATCCTGGAATGGAAGCCGAAGAACGCGGTGAACAAGAAGCCCGTGCTGCTCGTGGGCAAGGGCGTGGTGTACGACACGGGCGGCCTCAGCCTGAAGCCCACGCCCAACAGCATGGACCAGATGAAATGCGACATGGGCGGTTCGGCCGCAGTGGCCGGCGCCATGTACATCGTGGCCAAACGACAGGTGCCCCTGCACGTGATCGCCCTGGTGCCCGCCACGGACAACCGGCCCGGCGGCAACGCCTACGTGCCGGGCGATGTGATCCGCATGCACAACGGCCTCACCGTGGAGGTGCTGAACACCGACGCCGAAGGCCGCTTGATCCTGGCCGACGCGCTCAGCTACGGCGAGCAATATGAGGCCGAGTTGGCGATCACCGTGGCCACCCTCACCGGGGCGGCCATGCGCGCCATCGGCACCTACGGCAGCGCCGTGATGGGCACCGCGCCAGATGCGGAATTCCAGCGCCTGGATGAGGCCGGACGCGCGTGCTGGGAGCGCGTGGCGCGCCTGCCCTTCTGGGACGATTACGGCGAGGAGATCATCAGTGACGTGGCCGACATCAAGAACCTGGGCAGCGATCTGGGCGGCGCGCAGACCGCCGGCAAATTCCTGGCGCGCTTCACCACACGGCCCTTCATCCATATCGACATCGCCGGAACGGCCTTCAGCACCAAGCGCGACAGCTACCGGCCCAAGGGAGGTACGGGCGTGGGGGTGAGGTTGTTGTATCGGTTCTTGAAAGCGAGGGTTGGAAGTTGA
- the pdxA gene encoding 4-hydroxythreonine-4-phosphate dehydrogenase PdxA: METRQPIRAGISCGDLNGIGIEVVLRTFEDTRMLGDIIPVLYCSAKVVSQHRKLLGLEEVQFHRVADARDALPKKLNLVHLWDDELTVEPGKPDPALATYAIKSLEAAAQDLASGKVDVLVTAPIDKNNMRQAGFQFPGHTEFLSHMAGGEGEVLMLLVGEGLRVGTVTGHIPLKDVSAAITTDLILSKARLLHQSLQRDFGIPNPRIAILGLNPHAGDGGTLGSEDRERILPAVRRLNEEGIPAMGPYAADGFFGSGACKHFDGVLAMYHDQGLAPFKALSFGHGVNFTAGLPIVRTSPDHGTGFDIAGKGVAAPDSFRAALWLAADITRHRAAWKIINANPLQPQKREKERKEG, encoded by the coding sequence ATGGAAACACGCCAGCCCATACGTGCCGGGATCTCCTGCGGCGACCTCAATGGCATCGGCATCGAAGTAGTGCTGCGAACCTTCGAGGACACGCGGATGCTGGGGGACATCATCCCCGTGCTCTACTGCTCGGCCAAGGTGGTGAGCCAGCACCGCAAGCTCCTCGGTCTGGAGGAGGTCCAGTTCCACCGTGTGGCCGATGCGCGCGATGCCCTGCCGAAGAAGTTGAACCTGGTGCATCTCTGGGACGACGAGTTGACCGTGGAGCCCGGCAAGCCGGACCCCGCGTTGGCCACCTACGCCATCAAGAGCCTGGAAGCGGCCGCACAAGACCTGGCCAGCGGCAAGGTGGATGTGCTGGTGACGGCGCCCATCGACAAGAACAACATGCGGCAGGCGGGGTTCCAGTTCCCGGGCCACACCGAATTCCTGAGCCACATGGCGGGTGGCGAAGGCGAAGTGTTGATGCTGCTCGTAGGGGAAGGCCTGCGCGTGGGCACCGTCACCGGCCACATCCCCCTGAAGGACGTCTCCGCCGCCATCACCACCGACCTCATCCTGTCCAAGGCGCGCCTGTTGCACCAGAGCCTGCAACGCGACTTCGGCATCCCCAACCCGCGCATCGCCATTCTGGGCCTCAACCCCCATGCGGGCGATGGCGGCACCCTGGGCAGCGAGGACCGCGAACGCATCCTGCCCGCCGTGCGCCGGCTCAATGAGGAGGGTATCCCCGCCATGGGGCCTTACGCCGCCGATGGCTTCTTCGGCAGCGGTGCCTGCAAGCATTTCGATGGCGTGCTGGCCATGTACCACGACCAGGGCCTGGCGCCCTTCAAGGCCTTGAGCTTCGGCCACGGGGTGAATTTCACCGCCGGACTGCCCATTGTGCGCACCAGCCCCGACCATGGCACCGGCTTCGACATCGCCGGCAAGGGTGTGGCCGCACCCGACAGTTTCCGCGCCGCCCTCTGGCTGGCGGCCGACATCACCCGCCACCGTGCCGCGTGGAAGATCATCAACGCCAACCCGCTGCAACCCCAGAAGCGGGAGAAGGAGCGGAAGGAAGGTTGA
- a CDS encoding YebC/PmpR family DNA-binding transcriptional regulator, with protein sequence MGRIFEKRKHKIFKRNAQLSKLFTRIGKEIAMAVKAGGPSPEANSRLKVAIANARGMNMPKDNIDRAIKKAAGGDEADYQEMTYEGYAPGGVAIFVEAATNNPNRTVGNVRSFFTKVGGTLGTSGSLSHMFERKAEFTVTHEAVGQRDTDEFEMELIDGGADDVLREEEGFIIYASYQSFGQMHKKLEELGVEVKSAELKRFPLVTTPADIVTARAVMKLVDLLEDDDDVNAVYHNMDLTEEVAEELEKG encoded by the coding sequence ATGGGCCGCATATTCGAGAAGCGCAAGCACAAGATCTTCAAGCGCAACGCCCAGCTCAGCAAGCTCTTCACGCGCATCGGCAAGGAGATCGCCATGGCCGTGAAGGCCGGTGGCCCCAGCCCCGAAGCCAACAGCCGCCTGAAGGTGGCCATCGCCAACGCGCGCGGCATGAACATGCCCAAGGACAACATCGACCGCGCGATCAAGAAGGCGGCCGGTGGCGATGAGGCCGACTACCAGGAGATGACCTACGAGGGCTACGCGCCCGGCGGGGTGGCCATCTTCGTGGAGGCCGCCACCAACAACCCCAACCGCACGGTGGGCAATGTGCGCAGCTTCTTCACCAAGGTGGGCGGTACCCTGGGCACCAGCGGATCACTCAGCCACATGTTCGAGCGCAAGGCCGAATTCACCGTGACCCACGAAGCGGTGGGCCAGCGCGATACCGATGAGTTCGAGATGGAACTGATCGATGGTGGCGCCGACGATGTGCTGCGCGAAGAGGAGGGTTTCATCATCTACGCTTCGTACCAGTCCTTCGGGCAGATGCACAAGAAATTGGAGGAACTCGGCGTGGAGGTGAAGAGCGCCGAACTGAAGCGCTTCCCCCTGGTGACCACCCCGGCCGACATCGTCACGGCCCGCGCCGTGATGAAGCTGGTGGACCTGTTGGAGGACGACGACGACGTGAACGCCGTGTACCACAACATGGACCTCACCGAGGAGGTGGCGGAGGAGCTGGAGAAAGGGTAG
- a CDS encoding nitrate- and nitrite sensing domain-containing protein, which produces MPWRFADLPVRTKFLVTLGIPVMGMVLLIGKQVDSSTKRSQVYTYIREQSVRIGLLSDVTHELQKESAHAVAYLERLPIQRTRLLEQQGRTDAAAHSLQVAATDGRVEGAEALSGLGVLRMQTLERRIDALSASRGYHVMAHAVLDELGRVGRLALDPETKDRLYAHLRLLHAKEALSAVHDRLSMALAQNALPVADMAALGERIAQYETNMLLFERDAPPEVMSSYRSVFQGPDINLMRSVIGTVKERRGIGQDAMAPEAWWDLSLTAIDRLKSVEDTSLAAILAATAANAHDARRRLLITLAALFGVIGAVAVMGILIMRGVRNTVNEVTHATRSLAVGDVSAEVPVGSRDEVGQMASSFNEMIHNIRALASSADAIGKGNYDTNVPVRGPRDVLGNALARMKENLKAARLRDQEQALALQEEKRKLEDAHERIQLLIKEMHHRVKNNLQVIASLLRLQAGNITDERLQTAFDQSQSRVTSMALIHEKLYKGDELATVDVALYIKELFAELVRLNDVGDRIVYHTDIDPDLAFELNTMVPLGLLFNELITNSFKHAFQGRSEGRVHLGLHRVEDDGFDLFYSDDGVGLPLEKLQNGSTTLGMSLIESLVDQLNGRMTVEGGPQGTRYHIRFRTQ; this is translated from the coding sequence ATGCCGTGGCGCTTCGCCGACCTTCCCGTACGCACCAAGTTCCTGGTGACGCTGGGCATCCCCGTGATGGGCATGGTGCTGCTCATCGGCAAGCAGGTGGATTCGAGCACCAAGCGGAGCCAGGTGTACACCTACATCAGGGAGCAGTCCGTGCGCATCGGGCTGCTGAGTGATGTGACGCATGAACTGCAGAAGGAGAGCGCCCATGCCGTGGCCTACCTGGAACGGCTGCCCATACAGCGGACACGGCTCTTGGAGCAACAAGGCAGGACGGACGCCGCCGCGCACTCCCTGCAAGTGGCGGCCACCGATGGCCGTGTGGAGGGTGCCGAGGCGCTTTCTGGCCTGGGCGTACTTCGGATGCAGACACTGGAAAGGCGCATTGATGCCCTCTCCGCCTCACGCGGCTACCATGTGATGGCGCATGCCGTGCTGGATGAACTGGGGCGTGTGGGCCGCCTGGCGCTGGACCCCGAAACGAAGGACCGCCTTTACGCGCATCTGCGGCTGCTCCACGCCAAGGAGGCGCTCAGCGCCGTGCACGACCGGCTGAGCATGGCCCTGGCGCAGAATGCACTGCCCGTGGCCGACATGGCGGCGCTCGGTGAGCGCATCGCGCAGTACGAGACCAACATGCTCCTGTTCGAACGTGACGCGCCCCCCGAGGTGATGAGCTCCTACCGCAGCGTGTTCCAAGGTCCGGACATCAACCTCATGCGCTCGGTGATCGGCACGGTGAAGGAGCGGCGCGGCATCGGACAGGATGCCATGGCCCCGGAAGCTTGGTGGGACCTCTCGCTCACGGCCATCGACCGCCTCAAATCGGTGGAGGACACCTCGCTGGCGGCGATATTGGCGGCCACGGCGGCCAATGCGCACGACGCGCGCCGCCGCCTGCTCATCACGCTGGCCGCCCTCTTCGGCGTCATCGGCGCGGTGGCCGTGATGGGGATACTCATCATGCGCGGTGTGCGCAACACGGTGAACGAGGTGACCCACGCCACGCGATCCCTGGCCGTGGGCGACGTGAGCGCCGAGGTGCCCGTGGGCAGCCGCGATGAGGTGGGCCAGATGGCCTCCTCCTTCAACGAGATGATCCACAATATCCGCGCGTTGGCCAGCAGCGCGGACGCGATCGGCAAGGGCAACTACGACACCAATGTGCCGGTGCGCGGACCCCGGGATGTGCTGGGCAACGCCCTGGCGCGGATGAAGGAGAACCTCAAGGCCGCCCGCCTGCGCGACCAGGAACAGGCCCTGGCCCTGCAGGAGGAGAAACGCAAATTGGAGGATGCGCACGAGCGGATCCAACTCCTGATCAAGGAGATGCACCACCGGGTGAAGAACAACCTGCAGGTGATCGCCAGCCTGCTGCGCCTGCAGGCCGGCAACATCACCGATGAGCGCCTACAGACCGCCTTCGACCAGAGCCAGAGCCGCGTGACCTCCATGGCGCTGATCCACGAGAAATTGTACAAGGGCGATGAGCTCGCCACGGTGGATGTGGCCCTCTACATCAAGGAACTGTTCGCCGAGCTGGTGCGCCTCAATGATGTGGGCGACCGCATCGTGTACCACACCGACATCGATCCCGACCTCGCCTTCGAACTGAATACCATGGTGCCCTTGGGCCTGCTGTTCAACGAGCTCATCACCAACTCCTTCAAGCATGCCTTCCAGGGGCGCAGCGAGGGCCGCGTGCATCTGGGCCTGCACCGTGTGGAGGATGATGGCTTCGACCTGTTCTACAGTGACGATGGCGTGGGCCTGCCCCTCGAGAAGTTGCAGAACGGTTCCACCACCCTGGGCATGTCACTGATCGAAAGCCTGGTGGACCAACTCAACGGCCGCATGACCGTGGAGGGCGGACCGCAGGGCACGCGCTACCACATCCGGTTCAGGACCCAGTGA
- a CDS encoding acyl-CoA carboxylase subunit beta — protein sequence MKEHFDDLEARTAQALEGGGPERIAAQHKKGKLTARERIGLLLDEGSFEEIGQLVTHRSTAFGLDKQTFLGDGVVTGYGRIDGRLVYVFSQDFTVLGGSLAEAHAQKICRIMDLALQNGAPVIGLNDSGGARIQEGVVSLAGYADIFYRNVRASGVVPQISAILGPCAGGAVYSPALTDFVLMTEGTSYMFVTGPNVVKTVTHEEVSSEDLGGASTHASKSGVAHFTAPNELEAIRELRRLAGYLPANCEEDPPAWPWTPGDERRPELDTIIPDNPNQPYDIRQVLNAVIDPDSSMEVHADYARNMVIGFARVAGRTVGCVANQPAVLAGVLDIDASIKAARFVRFCDAFNIPLLVFVDVPGFLPGTDQEWRGIINHGAKLLHAFCEATVPRITVITRKAYGGAYDVMNSKHIGADMNYAWPSAEIAVMGAKGAAEIIFKSEIAKAEDPQAKWKERELEYQQRFANPYEAAARGFVDEVIRPSETRVKIIAALDMLRDKVDHLPKKKHGNIPL from the coding sequence ATGAAGGAACATTTCGACGACCTGGAAGCGCGCACCGCCCAAGCGCTGGAAGGAGGCGGCCCCGAGCGCATCGCCGCGCAACACAAGAAAGGCAAGCTCACCGCACGCGAACGCATCGGTCTGTTGCTGGACGAAGGCAGCTTCGAGGAGATCGGCCAGCTGGTGACGCACCGCAGCACGGCCTTCGGGCTGGACAAGCAGACCTTCCTGGGCGATGGCGTGGTGACCGGTTACGGCCGCATCGACGGACGGCTGGTGTACGTCTTTTCGCAGGATTTCACCGTCCTGGGCGGATCGCTCGCCGAAGCGCACGCCCAGAAGATCTGCCGCATCATGGACCTGGCGCTCCAGAACGGCGCCCCGGTGATCGGGCTCAACGACAGTGGTGGCGCCCGCATCCAGGAAGGCGTGGTGAGCCTGGCCGGTTACGCGGACATCTTCTACCGCAACGTGCGGGCGAGTGGCGTGGTGCCACAGATCAGTGCCATCCTCGGGCCCTGTGCGGGCGGCGCCGTGTATAGCCCGGCCCTCACCGACTTCGTCCTCATGACCGAGGGCACCAGCTACATGTTCGTCACCGGCCCCAACGTGGTGAAGACCGTGACGCACGAGGAGGTGAGCAGCGAGGACCTCGGTGGCGCCTCCACGCACGCCAGCAAGAGCGGCGTGGCACATTTCACCGCGCCGAACGAACTGGAGGCCATCCGCGAACTGCGCCGGCTCGCTGGCTACCTGCCCGCCAACTGCGAGGAGGACCCACCCGCATGGCCCTGGACGCCTGGTGATGAGCGGCGCCCGGAACTGGACACCATCATCCCCGACAACCCCAACCAGCCCTATGACATCCGGCAGGTGCTCAACGCGGTGATCGACCCCGACAGCAGCATGGAGGTGCACGCCGACTATGCCCGCAACATGGTCATCGGCTTCGCGCGGGTGGCCGGCCGCACCGTGGGCTGCGTGGCCAACCAGCCCGCCGTGCTCGCTGGGGTGCTGGACATCGACGCCTCCATCAAGGCCGCCCGTTTCGTACGCTTCTGCGACGCCTTCAACATCCCGCTGCTGGTCTTCGTGGACGTGCCCGGCTTCCTGCCCGGCACCGACCAGGAGTGGCGTGGCATCATCAACCACGGCGCCAAGCTGCTGCACGCCTTTTGCGAAGCCACCGTGCCGCGCATCACCGTCATCACCCGCAAGGCCTACGGCGGCGCCTATGACGTGATGAATTCCAAACACATCGGCGCCGACATGAACTACGCCTGGCCCAGCGCGGAGATCGCCGTGATGGGCGCCAAGGGCGCGGCCGAGATCATTTTCAAGAGCGAGATCGCCAAGGCGGAGGACCCCCAGGCCAAGTGGAAGGAGAGGGAATTGGAATACCAGCAGCGCTTCGCCAATCCCTATGAGGCCGCCGCGCGCGGTTTCGTGGACGAGGTGATCCGCCCCAGCGAGACGCGCGTGAAGATCATCGCCGCACTCGACATGCTGCGCGACAAGGTGGACCACCTGCCGAAGAAGAAGCACGGCAACATCCCGCTCTGA
- a CDS encoding sensor histidine kinase: protein MRSLYRSFIGAATWLFAAQCAFAQPADPVDSMLAVPYNDLVRDLRASEIGLRAAIQQAKASGRREAQGDLHRLMGTVIGLTGQSDSAAFHGLAAADIFRQLGHRRKLGVMLCDMGHGTKRRDLDKAFDYYREGIAILEELDARSELTRGYNNFSMLFEMRGDVDSALIIARKGLALKEELNDSTGLPYGLNRVALYLLHKERFEESLALMRRAEEIRRLTNDVHGLAEQQVFFGDLHQAWGRIPEAIHHFREGVRHAQAMGIPYMEQYCQERLAEIHERRGEPDLALIATRRAFAIKDSLLNERNSRVILELEQRYEVAEKDRAIAELGAAAMRRQLMVWLALATLVVVVVSGLLFYQVKRRRQRAERDAAIIRERESGLKAVFEATENERRRLAAELHDGVGQQLGGLKHRLESMREKMPPGDSTAPLADVIHIVDDTSREVRDLAHQMMPKALGRLGLVPALEEMLRRAFQDTGTNFSFDHFGVDGELRSEVATGLYRIAQELVGNIIKHAQANQVDVQLLRNKDHLVLMVQDDGRGFTGSNGQGIGMRNVSDRARAMGGAFEIEGRPGQGTEATVRVPLQVEQEA, encoded by the coding sequence ATGCGATCCCTTTACAGGTCCTTCATCGGCGCTGCCACGTGGCTGTTCGCCGCGCAGTGCGCGTTCGCGCAGCCCGCCGACCCAGTGGATTCCATGCTGGCCGTACCCTACAACGACCTGGTGCGCGACCTGCGCGCCTCCGAGATCGGTCTGCGCGCGGCCATCCAGCAAGCCAAAGCCAGCGGCCGCCGGGAGGCACAAGGCGACCTGCATCGCCTGATGGGAACCGTCATTGGTTTGACCGGCCAGAGCGACAGTGCCGCTTTCCATGGCTTGGCCGCCGCGGACATTTTCCGCCAATTGGGCCACCGCCGCAAACTGGGCGTGATGCTGTGCGACATGGGCCATGGCACCAAGCGCCGCGACCTGGACAAGGCTTTCGACTACTACCGTGAGGGGATCGCCATACTGGAGGAATTGGATGCGCGCAGCGAGCTCACCCGCGGCTACAACAACTTCTCCATGCTCTTCGAGATGCGCGGCGACGTGGACAGCGCACTGATCATCGCGCGTAAAGGACTGGCATTGAAAGAGGAGTTGAATGACAGCACCGGTCTGCCCTACGGTTTGAACCGCGTGGCGCTCTACCTTTTACACAAGGAACGCTTCGAGGAGTCGCTGGCCTTGATGCGGCGTGCCGAGGAGATCCGCCGGCTGACCAACGATGTGCATGGCCTGGCAGAACAACAGGTGTTCTTCGGTGACCTGCACCAGGCCTGGGGCCGCATACCGGAGGCCATCCACCATTTCCGCGAGGGAGTGCGCCATGCGCAAGCAATGGGCATCCCCTACATGGAGCAATACTGCCAGGAGCGCCTGGCCGAGATCCATGAACGGCGCGGCGAACCTGACCTGGCGCTGATCGCCACCCGCCGCGCCTTCGCCATCAAGGACAGCCTGCTCAACGAGCGCAACAGCCGTGTGATCCTGGAACTGGAACAGCGCTATGAAGTGGCCGAGAAGGACCGCGCCATCGCCGAATTGGGCGCTGCCGCCATGCGACGTCAATTGATGGTCTGGCTGGCGCTGGCCACCTTGGTGGTGGTGGTGGTGAGTGGCCTGCTTTTCTATCAGGTGAAGCGTCGCAGGCAGCGTGCTGAACGCGATGCGGCCATCATCCGCGAGCGCGAATCCGGCTTGAAGGCCGTGTTCGAGGCCACCGAGAACGAACGCCGCAGGCTCGCGGCCGAATTGCACGATGGCGTGGGCCAGCAGCTCGGCGGATTGAAGCACCGCCTGGAGAGCATGCGCGAAAAAATGCCGCCCGGCGATAGCACGGCACCCCTGGCCGATGTGATCCACATCGTGGACGACACCAGCCGCGAAGTGCGCGACCTGGCCCACCAGATGATGCCCAAGGCGCTTGGTCGTCTCGGCCTGGTACCCGCGCTGGAGGAGATGCTGCGCCGCGCCTTCCAAGACACCGGTACCAACTTCTCCTTCGACCACTTCGGCGTGGACGGCGAACTCCGTTCCGAGGTCGCCACCGGTCTTTACCGCATCGCCCAGGAACTGGTGGGCAACATCATCAAGCACGCCCAGGCCAACCAGGTGGATGTACAATTGCTGCGCAACAAGGACCACCTGGTGCTGATGGTACAGGACGATGGCCGGGGCTTCACCGGCAGCAACGGCCAGGGCATCGGCATGAGGAATGTCAGCGATCGTGCACGGGCCATGGGCGGAGCTTTCGAGATCGAAGGACGGCCCGGGCAGGGCACGGAAGCCACCGTGCGCGTACCGTTGCAAGTGGAACAGGAGGCATGA
- a CDS encoding response regulator transcription factor gives MSGGTNDIRVLLVDDHRIILDGLKGLLEAAVDINCVGTASDGADAIYQCGHLGANVVLMDIDMPVLDGIAATERLKRDHPQVKVIILSMHDEAALVRRVMELGADGYLVKNCGREELLLAIRDVHAGRKHFSSALMESLLHQKIESDQQHDLLKDLSEREVEVLAALAEGLTNKEIGERLFISPRTVDTHRTNLMKKLGTHNVAGLVRIAIKAGLVK, from the coding sequence ATGAGCGGAGGAACGAACGACATCCGGGTGTTGCTGGTTGACGACCACCGCATCATACTCGACGGTCTCAAGGGACTGCTGGAGGCGGCCGTGGACATCAACTGCGTAGGCACCGCATCGGACGGTGCCGATGCCATCTACCAGTGCGGCCACCTCGGCGCCAATGTGGTGCTCATGGACATCGACATGCCGGTGCTCGATGGCATCGCCGCCACCGAACGCCTCAAGCGCGACCACCCGCAGGTGAAGGTGATCATCCTCAGCATGCACGACGAGGCCGCCTTGGTCCGGCGCGTGATGGAGTTGGGTGCCGATGGCTACCTGGTGAAGAATTGCGGACGCGAAGAACTGCTGCTGGCCATCCGCGATGTGCATGCCGGCCGCAAGCACTTCAGCAGCGCGCTGATGGAAAGTCTGTTGCACCAGAAGATCGAGAGCGATCAACAGCACGATCTGTTGAAAGACCTCAGCGAACGCGAGGTGGAAGTGCTCGCCGCGCTGGCCGAGGGGCTCACCAACAAGGAGATCGGCGAGCGGCTCTTCATCAGCCCCCGCACCGTGGACACCCACCGCACCAACCTGATGAAGAAGCTAGGCACCCACAACGTGGCGGGACTGGTGCGTATCGCGATCAAGGCGGGGCTGGTGAAATAA
- a CDS encoding sulfite exporter TauE/SafE family protein, whose protein sequence is MAELWIPLAALAASLLTLFAGFGLGTLLLPAFVLFFPVDLAVALTAAVHLLNNLFKTGLLWRSADRGVVLRFGLAGIAGAWLGASCLVRLEGVPYLYPGLHVPVSAPQLVIALLMAVFALLELWPGAKLWALSPRWLVPGGALSGFFGGLSGHQGALRSIFLLRTGMGKEAFIATGTVIAVLVDLVRLPVYATHLPAGQLQAQWPLLIASVLAAFLGSWWGRRLIPRVTLRSVQVIVGLLVLGFALALLLGVM, encoded by the coding sequence ATGGCGGAACTCTGGATCCCCCTGGCCGCATTGGCCGCTTCGCTGCTCACGCTTTTCGCCGGTTTCGGGCTGGGCACCCTGTTACTGCCGGCTTTCGTGCTCTTCTTTCCGGTGGACCTGGCTGTGGCGTTGACGGCGGCGGTTCACCTGCTGAACAACCTGTTCAAGACCGGCCTGCTGTGGCGCTCGGCCGATCGCGGTGTGGTGCTGCGTTTCGGCCTGGCGGGCATCGCAGGAGCATGGCTGGGCGCAAGCTGTCTGGTGCGGTTGGAAGGGGTGCCTTATCTCTATCCTGGCTTACATGTGCCGGTAAGCGCCCCGCAATTGGTGATCGCGCTGCTGATGGCCGTGTTCGCACTGCTGGAGTTGTGGCCCGGGGCGAAACTTTGGGCGCTCTCGCCGCGCTGGCTGGTGCCGGGTGGTGCGCTCAGCGGCTTTTTCGGCGGCCTCAGCGGTCACCAGGGCGCGTTGCGCAGCATCTTCCTGTTGCGCACCGGAATGGGCAAGGAGGCCTTCATCGCTACGGGCACGGTCATCGCCGTATTGGTGGACCTTGTCCGGCTGCCGGTCTATGCCACCCATCTGCCGGCGGGTCAGTTGCAGGCCCAATGGCCGCTGCTCATCGCCTCTGTGCTGGCCGCATTTCTCGGGTCCTGGTGGGGCAGGCGCCTCATCCCCAGGGTGACCCTGCGCAGCGTGCAGGTGATCGTGGGCCTGCTGGTGCTGGGTTTCGCCCTGGCGTTGCTGCTGGGGGTGATGTGA
- a CDS encoding redoxin family protein — MMIKMLSVAALGVLATAAHDPLPTLELGAKLPAAGQKMMDVSGKEVSLQEIAGGNGLLVVFTCNTCPFVIGRGAENVGWEGRMPELAAIAKRFSIGVAQINSNETKRGEGDGFEDMKTRYAEKNLGGHYLLDKGHVVADAFGARTTPHVFLFNKNMELVYKGAIDDNHADPAQVKEPWLKNAMVNLNNGQPIDPATTRNIGCSVKRAEHKH, encoded by the coding sequence ATGATGATCAAGATGCTTTCCGTAGCCGCGCTTGGCGTGCTGGCCACCGCCGCGCACGACCCCCTGCCCACCTTGGAACTGGGCGCCAAACTGCCCGCCGCCGGTCAGAAGATGATGGACGTCTCCGGCAAGGAGGTCTCCCTGCAGGAGATCGCCGGCGGCAATGGCCTGCTGGTGGTCTTCACCTGCAACACCTGTCCCTTCGTCATCGGCCGGGGTGCCGAGAACGTGGGCTGGGAGGGCCGCATGCCCGAGCTGGCCGCCATCGCCAAGCGCTTCAGCATCGGTGTGGCGCAGATCAACAGCAACGAGACGAAGCGCGGCGAGGGCGACGGCTTCGAGGACATGAAGACGCGCTACGCGGAGAAGAACCTCGGCGGACATTACCTGCTGGACAAGGGCCATGTGGTGGCCGATGCCTTCGGCGCGCGCACCACGCCGCACGTGTTCCTCTTCAACAAGAACATGGAACTGGTGTACAAGGGCGCCATTGACGACAACCACGCGGACCCCGCGCAGGTGAAGGAGCCCTGGCTGAAGAACGCCATGGTCAACCTGAACAACGGCCAGCCGATCGACCCGGCTACGACGCGCAACATCGGTTGCAGCGTGAAGCGCGCCGAACACAAGCACTGA